In a genomic window of Muntiacus reevesi chromosome 1, mMunRee1.1, whole genome shotgun sequence:
- the HIGD2A gene encoding HIG1 domain family member 2A, mitochondrial encodes METPGRVTPEAPFEPSQPPVIEGFSPSVYSTSESFKEKFIRKTRENPLVPIGCLGTAAALTYGLYCFHRGQSQRSQLMMRTRIAAQGFTIVAILVGLAASTLKSRP; translated from the exons ATGGAGACTCCTGGCCGTGTCACTCCGGAGGCACCTTTTGAACCATCGCAGCCCCCAGTCATTGAAGGCTTTAGCCCCAGTGTATACAGCACTTCGGAAAGCTTCAAGGAAAAGTTTATCCGCAAGACCCGCGAGAACCCACTGGTACCCATAG GCTGCCTGGGCACTGCAGCCGCCCTAACCTATGGCCTCTACTGCTTCCACCGTGGACAGAGCCAGCGCTCCCAACTCATGATGCGTACCCGGATCGCCGCCCAGGGCTTCACGATCGTAGCCATCTTGGTGGGTCTGGCTGCGTCCACTCTGAAATCTCGACCTTGA
- the CLTB gene encoding clathrin light chain B, whose translation MADDFGFFSSSESGAPEAAEEDPAAAFLAQQESEIAGIENDEGFGAPAGSQGGLAQPGPASGGSEDMGTTVNGDVFQEANGPADGYAAIAQADRLTQEPESIRKWREEQRKRLQELDAASKVMEQEWREKAKKDLEEWNQRQSEQVEKNKINNRASEEAFVKESKEETPGTEWEKVAQLCDFNPKSSKQCKDVSRLRSVLMSLKQTPLSR comes from the exons ATGGCTGATGACTTTGGCTTCTTCTCGTCGTCGGAGAGCGGGGCCCCCGAAGCGGCCGAGGAGGACCCGGCGGCTGCCTTCCTGGCCCAGCAGGAGAGTGAGATTGCGGGCATAGAGAATGACGAGGGCTTCGGGGCACCTGCCGGCAGCCAGGGGGGCCTCGCGCAGCCGGGACCCGCGAGTGGGG GTTCTGAGGACATGGGGACCACGGTCAATGGAGATGTGTTTCAG GAGGCCAACGGTCCAGCGGACGGCTATGCCGCGATCGCCCAGGCGGACAGGCTGACTCAGGAACCCGAGAGCATCCGCAAGTGGAGAGAGGAGCAGCGGAAACGGCTGCAGGAGCTGG ATGCTGCCTCCAAAGTGATGGAGCAGGAGTGGCGGGAGAAGGCCAAGAAGGACCTGGAAGAATGGAACCAGCGCCAGAGTGAACAAGTCGAGAAGAACAAGATCAACAACCG GGCATCTGAGGAGGCTTTTGTGAAGGAATCCAAGGAGGAGACCCCGGGCACAGAGTGGGAGAAGGtggcccagctgtgtgacttcaaCCCCAAGAGCAGCAAGCAGTGCAAAGACGTGTCCCGCCTGCGCTCGGTGCTCATGTCCCTGAAGCAAACACCGCTGTCCCGCTAG